TTAATATTGATATCAGCACTAAAACTACAATAAGGAAAGAATGAAAACGTCACACAAACAACAATTGGCAGCATTAGTTTCAGATcaactacagtatatatactgtaaatcttcgttaaatgtatgataatttgtTAACTGATAAAAAGACCTTCCAGGTCTTCTGACCAACTGTAACTTTAGATTAACGTTACGGCAGAATtaacataaacataaacaaagatCATTATTTCATAGTCAATTTTGTTGTCAATTGTGTGACTAAACATccagatttgttttttttattatatactgtgtgcataaaaataattatactgTAAAAGTGGGTGGTTATTTTTGAGATTTCCGTCAGTAACTATATGCAACGGGGTTATTTTCACAATCTAATGATATTCGCGTAAATTATAAGAAAACGTTAGTTTCCTCTCTTGATTCCTGTATGGCCTTAGATTCTTACAGACTGTGGACTGTATGAATGTATGAAAATCTGAATACATATCATTATATCATAGAGTTCAGGCTACCAATAATTAAAGCAAATTTTCTGACCAATTCATCCCATGTTTATACACATACCTACCATGCAGCGACCCGTGAAGAACTGACTGCAGGTCTAATTGCATGTATAAGATTTATGATTGATGGGGAAGGTGTAATTATCAGTCTTTTGTTCAAAAAGTTTCAAGATAATATCCGTATATATCTTGTTTATTTGCCAATGCAAGTCATCGTATAACGGCCGAGATTAACTCTAGCTAacaaaaacaattgttttataaaCACTTACACTCCAAATGGATAAATCCTTTTTTCAAAGTTAAAATTTGTTCCTATATGTCATTAAATAAGGGTTTGATTAAAAATACCTGTAGAATAAATCGGAAGGTGTTACTAATCCGCCTTCATGATTAAATTTTATTGTaaagtttacaaaattttacGCATGGGGTAAATTTTCACGATCGAATGAACTTCGCGTAATTAGCATAAATTTCCCTGTTTACAGTAAGATAATTGTTCACTCAAAGACACTAGCTTACTATTTATAGACAACAGTATAGGCAAATTAGCCATTGATCTAAATAATTGTAcataccacatgtacatgtcaaAATCTACTGTATTTGTTTGTGACAATGATCTCTACAAAAAGCAGCAGAATTACGTTtggaaatgtgtttttcattaaAAGTGTCAAAGTAATGGATGGATTCACAGCAAATACTGGAACAAGCTTttcatgatataaatataaattgataccAGATATATATTTTGCACACAAAAATTCTATaactgtaaatacatgtatatttctctTGCTTAAATGATATACAAAGAAATCTTAAATAGGAAACATAGCCACATAGATctacaatataatatacatacacTGTGTCCTCGTGGTACGTAATTGCGTGAGATTTGGCACCTGTATTGTAGAAATACACTGACTTTACATACAGCAGAAATAAAGAGGATTAAAATTGGCACCTGTTCCAAAGACATAATAGGAccatgtttatttatgttaaaaaaaccAACTAAACAAATGAGCATAACAAAAAACAATGATGCACAATGCACTTCTCAgtacaaaatgaaattacttaaTTGCCACTAAGGGAgtacaaatgtaatatgtactaaAGTATATGACTACCTTTCAGACAATGGACAATAACACTCTTGTCAACCTTCATTTTTCTTATCTATGGTATTTAGAAAAGTTATagattttaaaaagataattaaaaagTTCATTTCCACAACCTATGATATAAAATACTGGTAAATTAGTTTATGGAGCAATTCTTGACTGCATTTAATCATTATGCTTCAATTTAGTTGAGATATTGATCAAAGTTCGAACCAAGTATGGCCATCTGGGGCATCTtgaattaatttgtttgtttgtggttctattaacagcaaggATCATTTTAGGGTGTGCAAGGTTTAGGAGGTGatggaaagctggagtacctaGAGTAAAATCACCACCTTTTGTCAGTATATGGCAAGTGCCCCACGTGGGATTCCAATAAGAAGGGCTATCGGTATTATGCCAAACACGTGAACCACACAGCCatcagaggtggtcactaaggaaCTTGTTATTGTTAGTATCTCTCTTTTTAATTTCCATCTCTCTGTCTGTTCTTCacctttttacatatatttatgatTGGTTTTCTCCTAAACCCACTGGCGTTGGTCAAGTTGATGTGTCTCAGATACAAAGATTAGGCTAAGCCATCTAATTAACTCAGGTCTCAGTGTGATTGtgtaaattttactttttgGTCTATAACTTATAAATTATGCCTGAACCTAATAATCAAAAACTTTAACTTGGCACAATATTAGTTTCAAGGAAGTATTTTTTCAGTCTTGTTTTTCTAATTCAAGGATGAATGTTAAGACTGAAAGAAACACACCAGGAAAAACCAAGAAAACAATCTCATTCAAATCTTACAATTGGCAACACAAAATTCTCAATATCATCACAAAAATAGTTTGGATGAtctagacaaaaaaaatcaagcaCTCTTCTACAATCTTACTAACAAACTGTTCCTAAGCTAAAACCTTACTCTGAAATGATCTGAGTATTGACTTGGACAAACTTGTATAGCATCAATATGCACATCTCTCATATATACAGCTACTGCCTGGAATGAGGGATTTCAACTCTTTATACCTGTAGTATTTTGTGATAACTGACATTCTATCAAACATGTGGTACAATTctataatacattatttttcCTCAACATTGATACATCATATTACTAAAATCATTCTATTCTTACTCTCAAAATCTCTTTCACAGATTAAGCAGAATAATCTCAAACTCTATTCAGTGTTTACAAACCCATTAATCTAATACGAGACTCAAGCTTAGATCTTTAATTAATTCACCACATGCCTACCGGTAAGTCTTATGTATCTAAGCTTCACTCACTGACTTAAATCCATTTACATGACAATCTGCTAtgattttaattattgaaatcCAGCCTATGATTCAAAAATCGATTAGCAAACAAAGACCTATGTCCAGCATGATTTCAAAATGATGGCATCACTTATAATATTAGTATCTAGTTTTTTGAAATTTCTGGTTTCAAGAATAGTTTACAACAACTTTAATACACgatgtcatcttcatcatccATGTTTGGTTTGGAGCGTCTCATCATCCTGAATTTATTGTAGGTCCTGTCGTCATCTGAAGGACTCTCGGAAACATCATCGGACAAGTCCTCGGCTAGACCCCAGTTTGTCCTGGAGATGTGCACAGGAGCTAACAAACAGTACAAAAAGCAAGTGAAAGGAGTTTTcttttacatattgtataattaCAATGTTAAAGTGATTAAGACAGGTAAACTTTGAGTATAAAATTCAGCATATTTTGTATAGAGAAGATATTAATCAATTCCATAGGATTCACATCAGGCATAGCTAACACCCTAATATTCTGTTCATGTATACACAATAGTTATGATGATGGAaatgtaaggggagataacttaagTTTTTAACCGGAACAAATTCATTATACCGGGTAGATAGCAATTCCTAAATTAGGTCATCTTCGCAATACTATTGTAAAAAAGAATTCATAGTCATTTATAAAATGGCCTTGACCTGACCTTTGGCCATTTAACCTTGATCAAAGACCTTTGTCATGCAACCAGATATAGAGCATTATGTTAAACTTACAACTCGATCCCTCATCAGCTTTTGTCCTTTTCGGGGACATTGTCCAAGAGAAATCACGCTTTTTGGTATCTGGAACGTCTTCATCAGATTGGTCTGAAGGGAATGTTTTGTTCTTCCTTACTGTATAGGGCTGCTTCTTTTTCAGACGGCGAACAGGTGTGCTATTTTCATCATCTGTCAAAAAAAATCAccttattaataaatattttcattagcaGTTTTATCTTTCGTTTTACCAAATGACTAAGAATCAAGTTCTACAATGTAAGGGAAGTGATATGATTAAACATCCTCAAACATGACAGAAGTCACAGATATCGAACCGCCAATCAATGTATTATAGAAACTATACATAATGTGATATCAAGTCAAGAAGAGGCAGAGGATGCATGTCTCGTTTGGAATTAAAGTATGAATTGTTAGGTAAAAAGGGTTTGATGACTAGTTTTCTTGAATATGCTTACGGCATGCTTTTTGAGTAAAGTATCTTATATTGTAATAATAGCTAACCTCATAATATTCTGATAACTCCTGTCTTATATTTCTGTAGTGCCTACTTATCTCTACAgctattatttatagtaacacatACCTCCCCCATCCAAGGAAGACACATTATATAATCCACGTTTTGGTACCACTTTCTCCCTCTCATCACTTTCATTGGTTTCGTCTGGGTCAACAACAGTCCTCGTAAATTCCTGGGAGTTTTTGTTCTTTCCCTTCTTTTTTCCTTTCTTCTTCTGTGGAACTGATGCATCTGAATCTGTGGCCAAATCACCATTTCTATAATTACCATTGTAGAGAGAATCATGTGCACCAAACCTTGATCTGAGTGGGGCACCAGTTGAGTCCTCCCCAAACCTAGATCCTAGTCCCCTGTAATTGCCGTAGAGGTTGTCTCGCTTACCAAATCTTGAGTCTGCACCATTATTATAAAGTGAATCATCATGGTTTTCATCTCTTGAACTTTTAATTTTACCGTTTGAAGAATCTTCATGTCTATCATGTTGCGAAAATGTTAAATTGTCATAGCCAGCGACAATTTGCCTGCTTCCATAAGTCCTTTTAGCACGCAAACTACCAGCATCATTCTCttcttcatcatcatcctcGTCCTTAAAACTATTACCTCTAGATGAGAAACTAATTTTCGACAATGAGCCAATTGATTTTTTGTAATGATCCTCAGTTTCATCCTCTATCTCCTCTACAGCCCGAAGTTTCTTCTTCTTAGATTTCTTTTTCTTGGAATTTCCTATTGTTTCATCCATGAACTTTGCTCCGAGAGGTCGTTGAAGGGGAGGTAACCTTGGTGTGAGTTTGTGACCACGAGGATGTATATCTATATCACTGTCTCCATTTTCATCATCCATTTGCGAGCCTAAATGAGTTTGTTTCAACCTATTTCTTTTTTCACTATACTTGTCGTAACTACTATCTACAGCGGCGCCGTTGGACAAACCAAAGTGTCTTGGCGAGCGGTAGGATCGTCTGACAGTTAAATCATCAGAATCAACATCATCAGAATCGTCGTCCTTTTCACTTGGCTCCTTTTTCCTTGATCGTCTTCCTTTTCCAGTATCTTTATGAAATTCCTCTAATCCATCTATTGGGGCTAAATCAAGAGAGTTTCCCTTCAACTCTGCAGATCGTTTCTACAACAGAAACAATATGTAAATTACTCACAGGCTTAAATTAGTGTTTTACgatttatatctataatattGATACAGTAATAGTATTCTACATTATGATTACAACAAGAGCAATATatcattgattttcatttttttttccatttagtCTAAGAAACAATTTCATACTAATTATCAGACTATTTTCCATAAAATAGAACCATTAATGTACATTGGTTTAATGTTGGCAAACCGAATATGAAGTCTTTGATAACAAAGAAGacaaatttcaatgtaattcATGAGTAGTCTTTAAAATATGCGTTTTTACACATTTTTGTGCCATATCCATTGGTGTCTAGACAAGCTAGCAATACCAacactaatagaatcttacatgggtctgtgaagtggacagggatatctcaacccgagtgaaagattttggccggtcaacccgaggcttgccgagggttgacggccaaaatctttcactcgggttgagatatccctgtccactttacagacccatgtaagattctttttctcctatacttagaagaaaaaatgatgaaattccacttggtttccagctttttcatcacGCCATGATCGCAAGAACTTCGTTATGCGTAAAAATTgttgacgtcatctacaatgcgcgccgcagttacgccgcatgtattgatgacgtcacgttattgtctggcgcgtgtgagctgtcttaaaCCCcactgtgtaagatagagatatcttttccctagcaaccacgggatatccctgtgaagtatgggagaaatcaATATCCTGTCTCCACATGCTACTATGGAGTCCAACCTCAGCTACTAAAGGCCAAATTTGAACTACATCTGGCCATGTTTATGTAGATACCTTGCCATCCAAAGTCCTGTTTAGCCTGAAACCAGTCATGTTCAGGTATATATCTTGCTGTAAAAGGTCAAGTTTTGACTATAGTAAAAAATTATTGactttttaatgatatatatttttccaGTGAATATATGGTTTCAGGTTTCTATATTTGTCACCTTTAATAGTCTACCACCAGGGGGGAAACAACTTGTATCTTAAGACTCTAATAGttgtaaaaaaatgtatgcAATTTGATTCATGGAGTTTTTAAAGCATCATAAAGAATTGAAGTGTATGTGCACTATATTAATAtgtaaaacatttgaaaactAAGGTATTTAAACTAAACATGAAACCTAACTTTTTTGCTTGTTTTCAAGCAAATCATTTCTTAAGActttattcaatttgaaaaaaaaatcataattgaGAAAGTGATGAGCTCATTCTTAATGAATTCAAAAAACAGGAAGGGATTGTGGCTAAAGTAAAGTATGGTACTGAATCAAGTGTAGCACACAACTCAATAGTAGTTATAAGAAACACAGTTAAAAACTTCAACACAGACTAACAGTGTCATCAACAAATGATTGAAACATGTGGTAGAATATCTACAGTTGATTGGTCTATGCTTCGTAGGCTTCATTAATAGCATTGTTAATGACACCACCACAGTAGATTTTCTTCATTAGTAAAATCATTCAactcaaaacaaaatataatttccCAAGCCAGGCCTTTCAAAAAGGGaattatttcattaatgttAAAGTAGAAAATGCGTTTTCAATTGTCATATTCAAAATTGCCAAATAGAAATTGCTAATATTCAGCATGGAAATTTATCCTTTGGATTCCAtagaatttaaaatttttttttcattaattcaaTAATTGCAATAACTTTTAGTACtgtcatataataatatacatgtattcatttttCTCAGTTAATTAAGCTTAACCCATTCATCCCTCTGATTTCATAATGCACTGTTCCAGCTTTTGAATTGGAGAATCCAATAGCGTGTTCAAGCGTTGAACTACTTTGTAATATACAAGGCCTAGCTTGTTTCTATAGtaaacaatgttgtatataatgGCACAACTCCCACACAGTGCTTTACCATTTATATCCTTGGCTGAAAATTGGTAAATCattgtattaaaatcaaatattataaattccatttaatttcaattttctagtTTGAACTAAAAATAATCCAATAGTCAGAATTCCAtgacaacaaattattataaatgactgtgCAAGAGTTGTTTTTCCAAGATGTGAAGGACATCAATCCAAATCTGTGATTAATTTCTCTATTTATTTACAATACACAATTTATCCCAGAATGGAAGTAAATATAGGCatactttaaaacatttcaaacaaattacatgtactacattGAATCACTTTTATTGTTTCTACAgatgtttcttatttaaaatGGTGTCTTTCCCTTGTGTGACCCATGAAAAATCTTCTATACACacctatactatatatacatgtagtaatattgattcaacatacatgtaataaatttttgttttaagtcaaaatttcatatttactaGCCATTTTGATTTTCAGTGAACCTCTCTATATCATCCACCAATTCAATCTCTCATACAATAACTAAATAAGATTTAGTATCGATACTACCATCAGACTATTTAGTATCTACAGGACACAGTTATGTAACATCCACGCCAGACATGCTGTTTTACTGTAGGACATGTAATCACAACCTCCATCACCAAACTCACCTTGGCTTTGAGTTTGTGAGGATCAACTCGTTTGAATGGATCGCCTGTATCAAAATCATCGTCTTCATCATCCACGGGTTCTTCTATTCCAAGCCTTTTTCTTTCTGCTTTCTCTGCTTTCTCTCTAATTACAATCAAttaaataaacacattaatcactaaataacatTCAATCCACAATTGTATGAATCGGTCATTTTATATTGTAAGGTAAAATTGTTCATAAATGAGGTCTCCTATAACTTTggtgctaaacttttatgtacTATACAGATCGGTTTAATATATCTTCAGAAAAAAAGATTTTGGAAACACATCATACAGACAATTGTAAACAGAGAAAGTGATAAAATGTATGATTGAAATATTCTAATTCACATGCTTTGTATACAAggcataaaataaaacattgtttgttTCCCCTTTTCTATTTACCAACCCAAAACATCCCTatccaaaatgttttattggcattttccataccaaaaatattttaagctttttgataataattaaaaagttttgtttaaaaaggaTTAAGGATCTGACAAAGGAAAACCTATATCAATAATAgtctgtattgtattttggtGTATTTCTTATTGAATAATTAACTCATTAATTTCTAAAGAATCGCAATAAACTTATTTCAGTCTTAGACCTAGAGAGGGTGTCAAAGGCAATAGAAATAGCATGAATTTGGTATCAGTACCTCTCTTCCCTTATTTTGCGGACACGTTCACGACGAAGAGCCTTCTCCTCTTCGTCTCGTGCACGCTGCACCTCCATGTCATGGTTCACTCGTTCCGAGTATCGGTCCCAGTTGTGTTCAATAATACCACACAACCACTTCAACCCCTCCTTCAGACTGGGGTCACTTTTTTTACCTGTGCCTTTTACTGCAGATGTGGATTCCTGTGAAAAGCAATCAGTGATTAATGTTACAAGATAGACAATAAGATTACTGATACATTTTCAAGGGCAGTATCACTGCGTAGTAAGTAAAATGATTATTATACTGCATCGTGGAGTGGGGTATTTGTTTGACTTATTGCTAATATACTAATCATTCAATCAATGTATTGAGATATTAGACTGAAATGGGGGCAACTCAACATAAAGACAAAGTTAAAACtaacaatgtttttgtttgagAATTATTGTTAATGAATTGGATATACAGATTGTTTATATACTGTAGCATGTCCATTCTTTTCTAGATCTGTATTTTACTTACAATCCTGGAGGGACACTTGTGTTTGTTGACTTGATCTTCCAGGTGAATCTTATCACATACATCTATAGACTCCATGGCATTCTCAAGGTCAGTTTTGTTAGCCAATCTGTTAACATGAAACAAGGTTTACCATAATTATTCAATTAATCTAATGACCATTAATTTTCAGTGGTTACCAAGTAAGCTTTGGTTGAAGAAGTCCTTTTAAATGATACATATACTAAGTGCTTCATTGcttgaaacaaataaaacagaTTTGAACTTCTACAAATACATTAAAGATCAAATAGGAGTCACTATGACTGCAAgataagggtcaaagaagtaatatcaacaggattttccagatgacgcGGGATCTCATCAAACGTATTTCTGTAGGATaggaattacttcaaatggtaaatatgagacaaagaagtaattccaaccgataaaacaaattgtcaaattttcatggtgatctgcccctttatcaagacacacaaaacaaacatggTTACATAATATGATGCGAACAGTAATAGGGGACAATGAAATTAGACAAATATTcaacagcacaatggagcgcaattaacCTTACGGCAAGTGGCAGTGTAAAATGTATGACTGCAAGATagttatacattttatagcATTTGAATACATTTCTTATTTATATCTACATAGTAGCCATTGTAAGAAatagtttatttatatttacaaagaatCCCAATGGtcttataattttatatagGGTAACCTATGTATGAGGTTGTCTCCCTTACATCAATACCTTCACACTGTCCATAAGggagatatttttttaaagtgaaataTGACCATTAAACCATTTTATCTATTGCTATAACAAGTACCTTTGAGTTAAAAACATTGATGTGAAATCTTTACACATATAAAATGTGGCATTTTTAATCATCAGCAAGAAAATATCAAACtcaatcatttttaaaattcaacTTACAAGAGGAGCGGCTTTCCAGATACATTTGGGTGGTCAAGTAGAGTTTTAAGATTGTCTCGAATCTCTGGCAT
The nucleotide sequence above comes from Argopecten irradians isolate NY chromosome 1, Ai_NY, whole genome shotgun sequence. Encoded proteins:
- the LOC138332972 gene encoding uncharacterized protein, producing MGNACSCIRGRGEPKKKITLAILGIDGAGKTTITKALIGETLDVAPTVGFNTESLTFNKFELTLYDIGGGKNVRSIWTHYFSEVYGIIYVVDSTASDRMPEIRDNLKTLLDHPNVSGKPLLLLANKTDLENAMESIDVCDKIHLEDQVNKHKCPSRIESTSAVKGTGKKSDPSLKEGLKWLCGIIEHNWDRYSERVNHDMEVQRARDEEEKALRRERVRKIREEREKAEKAERKRLGIEEPVDDEDDDFDTGDPFKRVDPHKLKAKKRSAELKGNSLDLAPIDGLEEFHKDTGKGRRSRKKEPSEKDDDSDDVDSDDLTVRRSYRSPRHFGLSNGAAVDSSYDKYSEKRNRLKQTHLGSQMDDENGDSDIDIHPRGHKLTPRLPPLQRPLGAKFMDETIGNSKKKKSKKKKLRAVEEIEDETEDHYKKSIGSLSKISFSSRGNSFKDEDDDEEENDAGSLRAKRTYGSRQIVAGYDNLTFSQHDRHEDSSNGKIKSSRDENHDDSLYNNGADSRFGKRDNLYGNYRGLGSRFGEDSTGAPLRSRFGAHDSLYNGNYRNGDLATDSDASVPQKKKGKKKGKNKNSQEFTRTVVDPDETNESDEREKVVPKRGLYNVSSLDGGDDENSTPVRRLKKKQPYTVRKNKTFPSDQSDEDVPDTKKRDFSWTMSPKRTKADEGSSSPVHISRTNWGLAEDLSDDVSESPSDDDRTYNKFRMMRRSKPNMDDEDDIVY